A genome region from Bufo gargarizans isolate SCDJY-AF-19 chromosome 2, ASM1485885v1, whole genome shotgun sequence includes the following:
- the LOC122925912 gene encoding uncharacterized protein K02A2.6-like, with amino-acid sequence MAFIGFIQPFDPAAESWTSWVERLEQYMKANNVTVEKRSAVFLTALGQAAYGTLRDLVSPDKPASKSLPELIQTLHTHYNPKPLEIAERFKFYGRRQQAGEDVKTYIIALRKLAALCQFGDYLQTALRDMFVMGLCDPAIQKRLLTEPDLTLTKATDLATVMELATRDATLLKAPPTTPASQGEEIFHTAFTQRSRRPSPATQLKPRHPNSSVSGTPTCYRCGNTTHSAPACKFKDVVCFRCGKTGHIGHVCRSSRSPNTTTKDRRKQTFRVDMDNNGFSSDEETCVQHVGLFRVAGSTPAIKVDVTLNGCPVSMDVDTGAAVSVISWTDLKASGLSLPLKPTKLTLQTYSKELLQPLGYVKPLVTLGNHSQSLRLYVVRNGGPPLYGRDWIKALGMPPFTIAQCTLLSKVDHWVESLKSRFKEVFEDSLGTVKGKMAHLLLKPGATPRFCKARSVPFALRKKVEAELDHLLAEKIITKVDRSEWASPIVPVKKKNGDIRICGDFRVALNNQLLVDQYPLPRLEDLFGSLAGGQKFTKIDLKQAYLQLQVHPDSRHLLTINTHKGLFQYNRMVFGIAPAPAIWQRIMDEVLAGIPFTQCLLDDMLITGPTDEEHRKNVEAVLGRLQKYGLRVNLSKCEFLKSQLEFCAHTVDRHGLHTTEEKVKALTHAPTPRNVTQLRSYLGLLNYYHRFLPNLAHQLYPLHRLLDARAKWIWTDKCEEAFRLSKELILSSRVLVHYDLKKPVILACDASPYGLGAVLSHVMPDGTERPISFASRSLTSAEQNYSQIDKEALAIVWATKKFHAYVYGREFTLITDHKPLLSILNPQKGISTTTASRLQRYALFLGAYAYSIRYRSHDTHGNADAFSRLPLRDDHPLREVRVVEVHRPQSCMSTSLIARHTATDPFLSQIFSYVQTGWPESVSGDFRPYFARKCELVTNAGCLQWGDRVIVPQYLQSTMLRILHEGHPGVVRMKQRSRSYVWWPQMDTAIEDYVAQCPGCCQAQRPQKRGTLQPWPWPTEPWSRLHLDFAGPIQGKMYLIVVDAHSKWPEVFQMPSITSAATILVLRKLFAQFGLPTAIVSDNGTQFTSHEFQSFLSGLGVQHYKTAPYHPASNGLAERFVQSFKKHLLSTLDQVGLSEEKLLEFLIMYRNTKHATTGLSPAFLMFGRHLRTKLDLVRPQEQSPTPPPPGRLGFRAGDLVWSQNYRALPPWLPGVIDGTLGRRMYLVRLEEGICVRRHLSQLRKRICRQLVTNPTLLSDHPPESTLNSAGDIWHGVWHDPTSLHPNPEPVGDHIPEEPGHVPEVAEPDLSVGRPLTSPVPLTDFIPPGAVPLRRSTRQRRQTPRWQSAEILRDTLEVREQRQRAHEVLRKSQN; translated from the coding sequence ATGGCCTTCATAGGGTTTATTCAACCATTTGATCCTGCAGCTGAGTCATGGACCTCCTGGGTGGAGAGGCTAGAACAGTATATGAAAGCGAATAATGTGACTGTTGAAAAGAGAAGTGCAGTTTTTCTCACTGCATTGGGTCAAGCTGCATATGGAACCCTCAGAGACCTTGTTTCTCCAGACAAGCCAGCCTCTAAGTCCCTGCCTGAGTTAATTCAGACGCTACATACACACTACAACCCGAAGCCGTTGGAAATCGCGGAGCGGTTTAAATTCTACGGTAGAAGGCAGCAGGCCGGGGAGGATGTAAAGACATATATCATTGCTTTACGTAAACTGGCTGCCCTTTGTCAGTTTGGAGACTACCTACAGACGGCTCTCCGTGACATGTTCGTCATGGGACTCTGCGACCCAGCCATACAGAAACGTTTACTCACAGAACCCGACTTGACTCTGACGAAAGCCACTGACCTTGCTACGGTCATGGAGTTGGCAACACGGGACGCCACTCTACTGAAGGCACCACCTACAACTCCTGCAAGCCAGGGTGAGGAAATATTCCACACTGCTTTCACTCAACGCTCGAGACGCCCGTCCCCTGCCACTCAGCTTAAACCTCGCCACCCTAATTCTTCTGTCTCTGGGACCCCGACTTGCTACCGTTGTGGTAACACTACTCACAGTGCGCCTGCTTGCAAGTTCAAGGATGTCGTTTGTTTTCGCTGTGGGAAGACTGGTCATATTGGGCACGTTTGCCGCAGCTCTCGCTCCCCGAACACTACCACAAAAGATAGACGTAAACAGACATTCCGTGTGGATATGGACAATAACGGTTTTAGCTCTGATGAGGAGACATGTGTCCAGCATGTTGGACTGTTTCGAGTAGCTGGGAGTACTCCGGCGATTAAAGTGGATGTCACACTCAATGGCTGTCctgtctccatggatgttgatacAGGGGCAGCTGTGTCTGTCATTTCATGGACTGATTTAAAGGCATCGGGTCTGTCCCTGCCGCTAAAACCTACAAAGCTCACGCTACAAACCTACAGCAAGGAACTACTACAGCCCTTGGGTTATGTAAAGCCCCTTGTTACATTAGGCAACCACAGTCAAAGTCTACGCCTTTATGTTGTAAGGAATGGAGGTcctccgctgtatggaagggactGGATCAAAGCCCTGGGCATGCCTCCTTTTACCATTGCCCAATGTACATTGCTTTCTAAAGTAGACCATTGGGTGGAATCCCTGAAGTCacgttttaaagaggtttttgagGACTCTTTGGGCACCGTAAAAGGAAAGATGGCCCACCTCCTCTTGAAGCCTGGTGCTACACCTCGTTTTTGTAAGGCAAGATCAGTACCTTTTGCCTTGCGGAAAAAAGTGGAAGCAGAGCTGGACCACCTATTGGCTGAAAAGATCATAACAAAAgtggatagaagtgaatgggcatcACCAATTGTGCCTGTCAAGAAAAAGAATGGAGACATTAGGATTTGTGGTGATTTCAGGGTAGCTCTGAACAACCAACTTCTTGTGGATCAATACCCATTGCCTCGACTTGAAGATTTATTTGGCTCACTGGCTGGGGggcaaaagtttacaaaaatagacttAAAGCAAGCTTACCTGCAACTGCAAGTACACCCAGATTCACGCCATCTGTTGACCATTAACACTCATAAAGGATTATTCCAGTATAACCGCATGGTTTTTGGCATAGCCCCAGCTCCAGCCATCTGGCAGCGGATCATGGATGAGGTACTGGCAGGAATACCTTTCACCCAATGTCTACTGGATGACATGCTCATCACTGGTCCCACTGATGAAGAACACAGAAAGAATGTTGAAGCTGTGCTAgggagactccaaaagtatgggtTACGTGTTAATCTGTCAAAATGCGAATTTCTCAAGTCTCAACTGGAGTTTTGTGCCCACACGGTGGACCGTCATGGGTTACACACTACTGAAGAAAAGGTTAAAGCCCTTACCCATGCCCCTACCCCCCGGAATGTCACCCAGCTCAGGTCCTACCTTGGCCTCCTAAATTACTACCACCGTTTCTTGCCGAACCTAGCGCACCAGCTCTACCCATTGCATCGCTTACTGGATGCAAGAGCTAAATGGATATGGACAGACAAATGTGAAGAAGCTTTTCGGCTTTCTAAAGAACTCATTCTGTCTTCTCGAGTTCTGGTCCACTATGATTTAAAGAAACCCGTCATCCTGGCTTGTGATGCCTCGCCTTATGGACTGGGTGCAGTGCTTTCCCATGTCATGCCGGATGGCACGGAGCGCCCCATTTCTTTTGCCTCCAGGTCTTTAACCTCAGCAGAACAAAACTACTCCCAGATTGACAAGGAAGCTTTGGCCATTgtatgggccacaaaaaaatttCACGCGTACGTCTATGGTCGGGAGTTCACACTTATCACTGACCACAAACCTCTGTTGTCAATACTGAACCCTCAGAAAGGAATTTCTACAACAACCGCATCTCGCTTACAAAGGTACGCTTTATTTTTAGGAGCTTATGCTTATTCGATCAGATACCGCTCCCATGATACCCATGGCAATGCAGATGCATTTTCCAGATTGCCACTAAGAGATGACCACCCACTAAGAGAGGTACGTGTAGTGGAAGTACACAGGCCACAATCTTGCATGTCCACCTCCCTGATTGCCAGACATACAGCCACAGATCCTTTCCTGTCTCAGATATTCTCTTATGTTCAGACTGGATGGCCAGAGAGTGTTTCAGGTGACTTTCGTCCGTACTTTGCCAGAAAATGCGAGCTTGTGACTAATGCTGGTTGCCTACAATGGGGCGATAGAGTGATTGTACCCCAGTACTTGCAATCAACCATGCTACGGATACTGCATGAAGGCCATCCTGGTGTGGTGCGCATGAAGCAGCGGTCCCGGAGCTATGTTTGGTGGCCACAAATGGATACAGCAATTGAAGATTATGTTGCTCAATGTCCTGGGTGCTGTCAAGCCCAGCGACCCCAAAAGAGAGGAACCCTGCAACCTTGGCCATGGCCAACAGAACCGTGGTCCAGACTCCATCTTGATTTTGCTGGCCCCATCCAGGGTAAAATGTATTTGATCGTGGTAGATGCACATTCCAAATGGCCAGAGGTTTTTCAAATGCCTTCTATTACCTCAGCTGCTACCATTCTAGTCTTAAGGAAGCTCTTTGCTCAATTTGGTTTGCCTACAGCCATAGTCTCCGACAATGGAACTCAATTTACATCGCATGAGTTTCAATCCTTCCTTAGTGGTTTGGGTGTCCAACACTACAAAACAGCTCCTTATCATCCAGCTTCAAATGGGCTGGCAGAACGATTTGTGCAGTCATTTAAGAAGCACTTACTGTCCACTCTGGACCAGGTTGGACTGTCAGAAGAGAAGCTGCTGGAATTCTTGATCATGTACCGTAACACGAAACACGCTACTACTGGGCTGTCACCGGCTTTTCTTATGTTTGGCAGGCATCTCCGCACCAAACTTGATTTAGTTCGTCCGCAGGAGCAGTCACCAACACCTCCTCCGCCGGGCCGCCTGGGATTCCGTGCCGGTGATCTTGTATGGTCTCAGAATTACAGAGCTTTGCCTCCTTGGCTTCCTGGCGTTATTGATGGAACTCTTGGCAGAAGAATGTACCTTGTCCGCCTGGAGGAAGGCATTTGTGTTCGGCGACACCTTTCACAATTGAGGAAACGCATTTGCCGGCAACTAGTGACAAACCCGACCCTTCTTTCTGACCACCCACCAGAGTCTACTCTGAACTCTGCTGGTGACATATGGCATGGTGTCTGGCATGATCCCACAAGTTTACACCCAAACCCTGAACCGGTTGGTGACCATATTCCTGAGGAGCCCGGACATGTGCCTGAAGTTGCAGAGCCTGATTTGTCTGTGGGACGCCCACTGACCTCTCCAGTACCTTTGACTGACTTTATTCCTCCCGGTGCTGTACCTCTGCGTAGGTCTACCCGTCAAAGACGTCAAACGCCTCGCTGGCAAAGTGCTGAAATCTTACGGGACACATTGGAGGTCAGGGAACAGAGACAAAGGGCTCATGAAGTGCTGCGGAAATCACAGAACTGA